A stretch of the Natribaculum luteum genome encodes the following:
- a CDS encoding polysaccharide deacetylase family protein, whose product MDQNLSRRRALAALGVTSTAFAGCLEFLPGGETDTPSESKTGGDGGDTGGDGTPGTSPDWPAIDAGEVLSDFEDLDRWEPHETSEVSAAPDEAQTGSQAAIIESDEGSASMSMFFPDGLDFEGWDTSMAVKPESVNRVIVEFIAPTRDERLTSVRTVPDDYDDWFRIDCGYEHKPAGEPDLSNVTRLNVVADGPEGGPARMLVDDLRRTEAVDNGKAILAFYGGHQSHFELAADLLEERGWAGAVPVDPRRIGDRDRMGFDELHQLRDRGWDVCSYPRTDGNFAEQSEDRRRTVIESSRDFLADNGFPDGSRHFFAPEWRWMDPTTHGIVRNLHESGFMFGSCPTGAPPTGIHMTPVIWGPTLHNGVRRHVNLCDQYQQLTVIRIPRIVDGAAGSNSMSLEAFESLLHHIEHRGLDVITPSDLVDGTIGGDGGNQSENVEQPNGVILEAGKTHSLEGSGQTETDEFDLSQGILTGQFTHDGDSEFVVELTEVDGDLGNDLLTTTSGATTGESIVTIGDGTYQATVDADGSWSLTIDQPEVHSDDLTDVPVETSGTGSAVVGPLWTDSELRLSVTHDGTGEFVVDGYGADGSWEQIVNKTGAFDNSRSYAASGVVWINVEADGDWTLEVTKS is encoded by the coding sequence ATGGATCAGAACCTCTCCAGACGACGCGCGCTGGCTGCACTCGGTGTGACTTCGACCGCGTTCGCCGGCTGTCTCGAGTTCCTTCCCGGCGGTGAGACCGACACCCCCTCCGAAAGCAAGACCGGCGGGGACGGGGGCGACACTGGTGGGGACGGGACGCCCGGAACCAGTCCGGACTGGCCTGCGATCGACGCCGGCGAGGTGCTCTCGGACTTCGAAGACCTCGATCGGTGGGAGCCCCACGAGACGAGCGAGGTCAGCGCAGCCCCAGACGAGGCACAGACTGGATCACAGGCGGCGATCATCGAGAGCGACGAGGGATCGGCCAGCATGAGTATGTTCTTCCCCGACGGCCTCGATTTCGAGGGGTGGGACACGTCGATGGCGGTCAAGCCAGAATCCGTAAACCGAGTCATCGTCGAATTCATCGCCCCGACTCGCGACGAACGTCTCACCAGCGTCCGAACGGTGCCCGACGACTACGACGACTGGTTCCGGATCGACTGCGGGTACGAACACAAGCCTGCAGGCGAACCAGATCTGTCGAACGTCACCCGGCTGAACGTCGTCGCGGACGGCCCCGAAGGTGGCCCGGCCCGGATGCTGGTCGACGACCTCCGGCGAACCGAGGCGGTCGACAACGGTAAGGCGATCCTCGCGTTTTACGGTGGGCACCAGTCACACTTCGAACTCGCGGCGGACCTGCTCGAGGAACGGGGGTGGGCTGGTGCGGTCCCGGTCGATCCGAGGCGCATCGGCGATCGGGATCGAATGGGGTTCGACGAGTTACACCAGCTCAGAGACCGTGGCTGGGACGTCTGCTCGTACCCGCGGACGGACGGCAACTTCGCCGAACAGTCCGAGGACCGACGGCGGACGGTCATCGAGAGTAGCCGGGACTTCCTCGCAGACAACGGCTTTCCGGACGGCTCGCGCCACTTCTTCGCCCCCGAGTGGAGATGGATGGATCCGACGACCCACGGGATCGTCCGCAATCTCCACGAGTCGGGCTTCATGTTCGGGTCCTGTCCGACCGGCGCACCACCGACTGGCATCCACATGACACCGGTCATCTGGGGACCCACGCTCCACAACGGCGTTCGTCGCCACGTCAACCTCTGTGATCAGTACCAGCAACTCACCGTGATCCGAATTCCTCGGATCGTCGACGGGGCCGCTGGCTCGAATAGCATGTCGCTCGAGGCCTTCGAGAGTCTGCTCCACCACATCGAGCATCGGGGTCTCGACGTGATCACGCCCTCCGACCTGGTCGACGGAACGATTGGTGGAGACGGCGGGAACCAAAGCGAGAACGTAGAGCAGCCGAACGGGGTCATCCTCGAGGCGGGCAAAACGCACTCGCTCGAGGGATCGGGACAGACCGAAACCGACGAATTCGACCTCAGCCAGGGCATCCTCACGGGACAGTTTACTCACGACGGTGACTCGGAGTTCGTCGTCGAGTTGACGGAAGTCGACGGCGACCTCGGCAACGACCTCCTGACGACCACCAGTGGCGCGACCACGGGCGAGTCGATCGTGACGATCGGCGACGGGACGTACCAGGCCACCGTCGATGCGGACGGGTCGTGGTCGCTCACGATCGACCAGCCCGAGGTCCACAGCGACGACCTGACCGACGTCCCGGTCGAAACGTCCGGGACGGGATCGGCGGTCGTTGGCCCGCTGTGGACCGACAGTGAACTTCGCCTCTCGGTGACGCACGACGGCACCGGGGAGTTCGTCGTCGACGGATACGGCGCAGACGGCAGCTGGGAACAGATCGTCAACAAGACCGGCGCGTTCGACAACTCGAGGTCGTACGCTGCAAGCGGTGTCGTCTGGATCAACGTCGAGGCCGACGGCGACTGGACGCTCGAGGTCACTAAATCGTGA